A genomic window from Flavobacterium phycosphaerae includes:
- a CDS encoding YitT family protein — translation MNSLWKKIILSTTLKTKEPKDYSNYVLAKGYRLFVITARRHIKDFILITIGIFSASFGFKGFLLTNHFIDGGATGISLLISAITAIPLYLLIIGINIPFIILGYRVMGRAFAIKTALAIAGLSTCLALVTFPNVTNDNLLVAVFGGFFLGAGIGFAVRGGAVIDGTEVLAIYLSRKLGTTIGDFIIVINVLIFSTAAYFLGIEIALYSMITYLAASKTLDFIVEGIEEYIGVTIVSSYSEEIKHMIVNKMGRGVTVYSGKRGYGKRGVSKEVDIIYTVITRLELNKLNTEIEKIESNAFVVMTSVKDTKGGMIKKRPLEH, via the coding sequence ATGAATTCACTCTGGAAAAAAATAATCCTCAGCACTACACTAAAAACCAAGGAACCCAAAGACTATTCTAACTATGTGTTGGCCAAAGGCTACAGGTTGTTTGTCATCACGGCTCGTCGTCATATCAAAGACTTTATCCTGATTACTATTGGGATTTTCTCAGCTTCCTTTGGTTTCAAAGGTTTTCTGTTAACCAATCATTTTATTGATGGCGGGGCTACAGGTATTTCATTATTAATCTCAGCCATTACCGCTATTCCTTTGTATTTACTGATTATCGGGATTAATATTCCGTTTATTATTTTAGGCTATAGGGTGATGGGCAGGGCTTTTGCTATTAAAACGGCTTTGGCTATAGCCGGACTTTCGACCTGCCTGGCTTTGGTCACTTTTCCGAATGTTACTAACGATAATTTACTGGTGGCTGTGTTTGGCGGTTTTTTTCTCGGAGCCGGTATAGGCTTTGCCGTTAGAGGAGGTGCTGTTATTGATGGTACCGAAGTATTGGCCATCTATCTGAGTCGAAAATTAGGCACTACGATAGGTGATTTTATCATAGTGATAAATGTGCTGATTTTTTCCACAGCGGCTTATTTTTTAGGAATTGAAATTGCGTTATACTCTATGATTACTTATCTGGCAGCCTCTAAAACCTTAGACTTTATTGTTGAAGGTATTGAAGAATACATTGGTGTTACGATTGTATCTTCTTATAGCGAAGAAATCAAACATATGATTGTTAATAAAATGGGAAGAGGCGTAACGGTATACAGTGGTAAGCGTGGCTATGGCAAAAGAGGCGTTAGCAAAGAAGTAGATATTATTTACACTGTAATTACAAGATTAGAACTAAACAAGCTCAACACCGAAATTGAAAAAATAGAATCGAATGCTTTTGTGGTAATGACTAGTGTAAAAGATACCAAAGGCGGCATGATAAAGAAACGTCCGTTGGAACATTAA
- a CDS encoding GNAT family N-acetyltransferase, producing MIFREAQPTDIKPIQLVRNAVTENALSNPDLVTDADCMEFMFERGKGWVCEMNHQIVGFAIADLKEHNIWALFVHPNHDKKGIGKVLHNLMLTWYFLQTKETVWLGTAPGTRAEEFYKRMGWQPAGWHGTKEVKFEMSYRQWQQIQATKTL from the coding sequence ATGATTTTCAGGGAAGCTCAACCTACCGATATAAAGCCAATACAACTAGTTAGAAATGCAGTTACTGAGAACGCCTTGTCTAATCCGGATTTAGTGACCGATGCGGATTGTATGGAGTTTATGTTTGAAAGGGGTAAAGGTTGGGTCTGTGAAATGAACCATCAAATTGTTGGCTTCGCTATAGCCGATTTGAAAGAACACAATATTTGGGCGCTGTTTGTACATCCTAACCATGATAAAAAAGGAATTGGAAAAGTACTGCACAACCTGATGCTTACCTGGTATTTTTTACAAACCAAAGAAACTGTTTGGTTGGGCACGGCGCCGGGCACCCGGGCAGAGGAATTTTACAAAAGAATGGGCTGGCAACCGGCAGGCTGGCATGGTACCAAAGAAGTAAAATTTGAAATGAGTTACCGGCAATGGCAACAAATACAAGCAACAAAAACACTATAG
- the katG gene encoding catalase/peroxidase HPI, translating to MENSKNQNEQNKCPFSGGALKQTAGNGTRNNDWWPNQLKLNILRQNSSLSNPMGETFNYTEAFNSLDLVAVKKDIFDVMTNSQDWWPADYGHYGPFFIRMAWHSAGTYRIADGRGGGGSGTQRFAPLNSWPDNVNLDKARLLLWPVKQKYGKKISWADLMILAGNCALESMGFKTFGFGGGREDVWEPEEDIYWGSEGKWLEDKRYSGDRDLENPLAAVQMGLIYVNPEGPNGNPDPLASARDIRETFARMAMNDEETVALVAGGHTFGKTHGAADPGKYVGVEPAAAGIEEQGLGWKNTFGKGHGEDTISSGLEGAWTTTPTKWSNNYLENLFGFEWELTKSPAGAHQWKPKGGAGAGTVPDAHNPLNRHAPTMLTADLALRADPAYEKIARNFLDNPDAFADAFARAWFKLTHRDMGPVARYLGPEVPKEELIWQDPVPTVAHQLINDNDIAALKAKIAASGLSVSQLVSTAWASASTFRGSDKRGGANGARIRLLPQRQWEVNNPSQLATVLSKLESIQSEFNNSGKQVSLADLIVLAGGVGIEKAAQAAGHTVTVPFTPGRSDASQEQTDVDSFAVLEPQADGFRNYTKTKYIASAEEMLIDKAQLMTLTAPELTVLIGGMRVLNTNFDSSRHGVFTNRPETLTNDFFKNLLDLNTTWKATADSQEVFEGHDRKTGALKWTGTRVDLIFGSNSELRALAEVYACADGQEQFVNDFIAAWYKVMQLDRFDLV from the coding sequence ATGGAAAATAGTAAAAACCAAAACGAGCAAAACAAATGCCCTTTCTCAGGCGGGGCACTTAAGCAAACAGCTGGCAATGGCACCAGAAACAATGATTGGTGGCCAAATCAATTAAAATTAAATATACTTCGTCAAAATTCTTCTTTGTCCAATCCTATGGGAGAGACCTTTAATTATACTGAAGCATTCAATAGCCTTGATTTAGTTGCTGTAAAGAAAGATATTTTTGATGTAATGACTAATTCACAAGACTGGTGGCCGGCTGATTATGGACATTACGGTCCATTTTTTATCCGTATGGCATGGCACAGTGCCGGGACTTACCGAATTGCTGATGGGCGAGGAGGAGGTGGGTCAGGTACCCAACGATTTGCACCACTCAACAGTTGGCCGGATAATGTTAACCTTGATAAAGCACGTTTATTGTTATGGCCGGTTAAACAAAAATACGGTAAAAAGATATCATGGGCTGACCTGATGATTCTGGCCGGTAACTGCGCTTTGGAATCAATGGGATTCAAAACTTTTGGATTTGGCGGTGGTCGGGAAGATGTTTGGGAGCCTGAGGAAGATATTTACTGGGGTTCTGAAGGCAAATGGTTGGAAGACAAACGTTACTCCGGTGACCGTGACTTAGAAAATCCTCTGGCTGCTGTTCAAATGGGCTTAATTTATGTTAATCCGGAAGGGCCTAATGGTAATCCCGATCCGTTAGCTTCTGCCCGCGATATTCGTGAAACCTTTGCTCGTATGGCAATGAATGATGAGGAGACTGTGGCGCTTGTAGCCGGGGGACATACTTTCGGGAAAACCCATGGGGCAGCCGATCCGGGAAAATATGTTGGTGTAGAGCCTGCAGCGGCAGGTATTGAAGAACAAGGTTTAGGTTGGAAGAATACCTTTGGAAAAGGTCATGGAGAAGATACTATCAGTAGCGGACTGGAAGGAGCCTGGACCACCACACCCACTAAGTGGAGTAACAATTATTTAGAGAATCTTTTTGGTTTTGAATGGGAATTGACTAAAAGTCCGGCAGGTGCTCATCAATGGAAACCAAAAGGAGGAGCCGGTGCCGGTACTGTTCCGGATGCCCATAATCCGTTAAATCGTCATGCGCCAACCATGCTAACGGCTGATTTGGCTTTGAGAGCAGATCCTGCTTATGAAAAAATAGCCAGAAATTTTCTTGACAATCCTGATGCCTTTGCCGATGCATTTGCTCGTGCTTGGTTCAAGTTAACGCATAGAGATATGGGGCCTGTAGCCCGTTATTTAGGTCCGGAAGTACCTAAAGAAGAACTAATCTGGCAAGACCCGGTTCCAACAGTGGCACATCAACTAATTAATGATAATGACATTGCAGCCTTGAAAGCTAAAATTGCCGCTTCCGGATTGTCTGTTTCTCAGCTGGTTTCAACGGCTTGGGCTTCCGCGTCTACCTTCCGTGGTTCTGATAAACGCGGTGGGGCCAATGGTGCTCGTATTCGTTTACTGCCTCAAAGACAATGGGAGGTTAATAATCCGTCTCAATTGGCTACGGTATTGTCAAAACTGGAAAGTATTCAATCAGAATTCAACAATAGTGGTAAGCAAGTATCTTTGGCCGATTTAATTGTTTTAGCCGGTGGAGTTGGGATAGAGAAAGCGGCACAAGCAGCCGGACATACTGTTACGGTTCCGTTTACACCCGGAAGAAGTGATGCTTCACAAGAACAAACCGATGTAGATTCGTTTGCCGTTTTAGAGCCTCAGGCTGATGGTTTCCGCAATTACACCAAGACTAAATATATCGCTTCAGCAGAAGAGATGCTGATAGATAAAGCACAATTGATGACCTTAACTGCACCGGAATTGACTGTGCTTATCGGTGGTATGCGTGTGTTAAATACTAATTTTGATAGTTCAAGACATGGGGTGTTTACTAACCGTCCGGAAACTTTGACGAATGATTTCTTTAAAAACCTACTGGATTTAAATACAACATGGAAAGCCACAGCTGATTCGCAAGAAGTATTTGAAGGACATGACCGTAAAACCGGTGCTTTAAAATGGACAGGAACTCGTGTGGATTTAATCTTTGGTTCTAATTCTGAGCTAAGAGCTTTGGCCGAAGTGTATGCTTGTGCAGACGGACAAGAGCAATTCGTAAACGATTTTATAGCGGCTTGGTATAAAGTAATGCAACTCGATCGATTTGATTTGGTTTAA
- a CDS encoding ArsR/SmtB family transcription factor, protein MRRDVFQAIADPTRRTILSLLAAQTLTLNAVAENFNISRPAISKHIKILNECGLIEIEDKGRERYCIAKLEKLNEVSQWIEQYKQFWENKLDALETYLEKLQKDNDEHNS, encoded by the coding sequence ATGAGAAGAGATGTATTTCAGGCGATAGCCGACCCGACCCGCAGAACCATACTAAGTTTATTGGCAGCACAAACTTTAACCCTAAATGCGGTAGCCGAAAACTTCAACATCAGCCGGCCTGCCATTTCCAAACATATTAAAATATTAAACGAATGTGGTTTAATTGAAATTGAAGACAAAGGACGAGAACGCTACTGCATTGCTAAACTCGAAAAATTAAATGAAGTATCACAATGGATAGAACAGTACAAACAATTCTGGGAAAACAAATTAGATGCTTTGGAAACCTATTTAGAAAAACTTCAAAAAGACAATGATGAGCACAACAGTTAA
- a CDS encoding peroxiredoxin — translation MSLVGKKFPSITVDAISFMGENLRINVLEEATKNNKKVILFWYPKDFTFVCPTELHAFQAAIEEFEKRNTMVIGASCDTNEVHFAWLNTPKNQGGIEGVKYPILADTTRNLAAALDILDAEWVYDAELNDEILEGSNVTFRATYLLDETGKIFHESVNDMPLGRNVNEYLRLIDAYTHVQTVGEVCPANWQKGEEAMHADRNSTAAYLSHN, via the coding sequence ATGTCATTAGTAGGAAAGAAATTCCCAAGTATTACGGTAGACGCTATCTCATTTATGGGAGAAAATTTAAGAATTAACGTTTTAGAAGAAGCGACAAAAAACAACAAAAAAGTGATTTTGTTCTGGTATCCAAAGGATTTTACTTTTGTTTGTCCAACCGAATTACACGCTTTTCAGGCAGCTATAGAAGAATTTGAAAAAAGAAATACTATGGTAATTGGTGCTTCTTGTGATACTAACGAAGTACATTTTGCTTGGTTGAATACACCAAAAAATCAAGGAGGAATTGAAGGGGTTAAGTACCCGATTTTGGCTGATACTACCCGTAATCTAGCGGCTGCTTTAGATATTTTAGATGCGGAATGGGTTTATGACGCTGAGTTGAATGATGAGATTTTAGAAGGTTCTAACGTAACCTTCAGAGCCACTTATTTACTTGATGAAACAGGAAAAATTTTCCACGAAAGTGTAAACGATATGCCTTTAGGAAGAAATGTAAATGAGTATTTAAGATTAATCGATGCTTATACACACGTACAAACCGTTGGAGAAGTTTGTCCGGCAAACTGGCAAAAAGGAGAAGAGGCTATGCATGCTGACCGAAACAGTACAGCGGCTTATTTGAGTCATAATTAA
- a CDS encoding DUF4349 domain-containing protein, which translates to MKHLSKLTLALLLFGLVFACKQADNNAEASAEGKTTTLADSTAVETNSSNAILQKKQPERKFVRTADLKFKVKNVAKSTYAIEKIVGQHGGFITFTDLKSTVNEHDETQVSQDSTLETTRYTVDNTITLRVPNTQLDSVLTAMTKEIDFLDSRLIKADDVSLQLLSNKLAQKRITNSQKRLEKGIDTKGKKLNDITTAEDKALDRATESDDTVIQNLSLQDQVQYSTVTLYLYQRETVKKELVANEKSSNAYRPHIGLQLWDSLKTGWYMLESIIAFVAQLWSLLLIAVLGYIAYKKLLKK; encoded by the coding sequence ATGAAACACTTATCAAAATTGACTTTGGCATTGCTCCTATTCGGATTGGTCTTTGCCTGTAAACAAGCTGACAACAATGCGGAAGCCTCCGCAGAAGGTAAAACAACTACCCTTGCCGACAGTACCGCTGTTGAGACCAACTCTTCAAATGCTATTCTTCAGAAAAAACAACCGGAACGAAAATTTGTTCGGACGGCCGATTTAAAATTCAAAGTGAAGAACGTAGCTAAATCGACTTACGCTATTGAGAAGATTGTTGGGCAACACGGTGGGTTTATCACTTTTACCGATTTAAAAAGCACTGTTAACGAGCACGATGAAACCCAAGTGAGTCAAGACAGTACTTTAGAAACCACGCGTTACACCGTTGACAACACCATTACACTTCGCGTTCCTAACACTCAATTAGATTCTGTTTTGACCGCCATGACCAAAGAAATTGATTTTCTGGACAGTCGTCTGATTAAAGCCGATGATGTCTCTTTACAATTATTGTCAAATAAATTGGCTCAAAAACGTATTACCAACAGCCAAAAACGGTTGGAGAAAGGCATTGACACTAAAGGCAAAAAACTAAATGACATCACCACTGCCGAAGACAAAGCACTTGATAGAGCCACTGAAAGCGACGACACGGTAATACAAAATCTTTCTTTGCAAGATCAAGTACAGTACAGCACCGTGACTTTGTATTTGTACCAAAGAGAAACGGTTAAAAAAGAATTAGTAGCCAATGAAAAAAGTTCCAATGCTTACAGACCTCATATCGGTTTACAACTATGGGATAGCCTGAAAACCGGTTGGTATATGTTGGAAAGCATTATTGCTTTTGTAGCGCAGCTTTGGTCGTTACTGCTTATTGCGGTTTTGGGTTATATTGCTTATAAAAAATTACTGAAAAAATAA
- a CDS encoding SNARE-associated domain-containing protein: MEWQYVLVFLGAFLFDVVPFPFPPAFTVMVFLQIYFKLNIWLVIIIGVFGSILGRYVLTCYIPYLAGNLFMPDKNEDVQYLGKVLKQKGWKSQLVIVAYSLLPLPTTPLFVAAGMAKMRPIYIIPAFFIGKFTSDALLVHLGKYGTENTEKILHSAVSWQSFLSLAVGLLLISALLFIDWRSLIQRKEFKLNFRIWK; this comes from the coding sequence ATGGAATGGCAATATGTTTTGGTTTTTTTGGGTGCCTTTCTGTTTGATGTAGTACCCTTTCCTTTTCCTCCGGCCTTTACTGTAATGGTCTTTCTCCAAATTTATTTTAAGTTGAATATTTGGTTGGTCATCATTATTGGAGTATTTGGGTCAATATTGGGTCGCTATGTGTTAACCTGTTACATTCCTTATTTGGCCGGTAATTTGTTCATGCCCGATAAAAACGAAGATGTACAGTATTTAGGCAAAGTATTAAAACAAAAAGGATGGAAAAGTCAATTGGTAATTGTTGCTTATTCCTTGCTGCCTTTACCCACTACACCACTTTTTGTTGCTGCGGGAATGGCCAAAATGCGACCAATTTATATCATACCGGCCTTCTTTATAGGGAAGTTCACCAGTGATGCTTTATTGGTACACTTGGGCAAATATGGTACTGAGAATACCGAAAAAATATTGCACAGTGCGGTTTCATGGCAATCTTTTCTCAGCTTAGCCGTAGGGTTATTGCTTATCAGCGCGTTACTCTTTATTGATTGGCGTTCTCTGATACAAAGAAAAGAATTCAAACTAAATTTCAGAATCTGGAAGTAA
- a CDS encoding DoxX family protein has translation MKITTIIIRVLIGLFLLFASISFFLKLTPETEATGNFKAFNTGLIASVYLMPLAKAVELLCGLSYVSGKYVTLANIVILPVTLNILLINYFMAPATLPIAIGLFLGNMFLIYRYWNNYKSVFTP, from the coding sequence ATGAAAATCACTACCATTATTATCAGAGTCTTAATCGGATTATTTTTATTGTTTGCTTCTATCAGTTTCTTTTTAAAATTAACTCCCGAAACCGAAGCGACCGGAAATTTCAAAGCCTTTAACACAGGGTTAATTGCTTCTGTTTATTTGATGCCCTTGGCAAAAGCTGTTGAATTGTTGTGTGGCTTATCGTATGTTTCAGGGAAATATGTAACTCTGGCCAATATTGTTATTTTACCGGTAACCCTAAACATTTTACTAATCAATTATTTCATGGCACCGGCAACTTTGCCTATAGCCATTGGACTTTTCCTAGGTAATATGTTTTTAATTTACCGCTACTGGAACAACTATAAGTCGGTTTTTACCCCATAA
- a CDS encoding DUF4242 domain-containing protein, protein MPKYIIEREIPGAGDLTPEQLKGISQTSCGVLTNMGPQIQWVESFVTGNKVYCVYIAPDEKMILEHARQGGFPANSISKITAIINPITAE, encoded by the coding sequence ATGCCAAAGTATATTATTGAACGGGAAATTCCGGGTGCCGGTGATTTGACACCGGAGCAATTAAAAGGAATTTCACAAACTTCATGTGGGGTCTTAACTAATATGGGGCCTCAGATTCAGTGGGTAGAGAGCTTCGTAACCGGTAATAAAGTTTATTGCGTTTATATTGCTCCCGATGAAAAAATGATACTGGAACACGCCCGACAAGGTGGGTTTCCGGCCAACAGCATCTCAAAAATAACAGCCATTATCAATCCGATAACGGCGGAATAA
- a CDS encoding amino acid permease: MNFSNLFRKKTVQDILNQVAKNEADGHQALGKHLTARDLTAFGIAAIIGAGIFSTIGKASADGGPAVIFLFIFTAIACSFAAFAYAEFASMVPVSGSAYTYSYVAFGEIIAWIIGWALIMEYAIGNITVAISWSDYFTGLLESGGIHLPQWVQMDYLTASNGFKDATALMQGGKSFENLSEGLQAAYTAWTTAPTIGSFHLVADLPALLIIIVITYLVYRGMKESRNASNLMVVVKLCIILLVIAVGIFYVDTANWHPFAPNGVSGILKGVSAVFFAYIGFDAISTTAEECKDPQRDLPKGMMWAIIICTILYVVIALVLTGMVNYADLNVGDPLAFVFDKLNLKWMSGIIAVSAVVAMASVLLVFQMGQPRIWMSMSRDGLLPKRFSKVHPKYHTPSYATIVTGFVVAIPALFLNLTMVTDLCSIGTLFAFVLVCAGVLVLQNKKDIPRGKFKTPYINSKFVFPLLMLVGAFIAFTVNKQATMDFLTNEKQVNAPADIVTSLDKEQAKQVYAYLVAQNPTTETTDLEALLSSLNENETTYKQVVDSLPIDQSLKYESGFSLFKHKIPMWIFLLSLVGFAIWSWKQNLSLIPLLGLVCCLYMMAELSIWNWIYFTGWLLVGLTIYFGFSHKNSKLNKA; this comes from the coding sequence ATGAATTTCTCCAATCTGTTCCGAAAAAAAACTGTTCAGGATATTCTAAACCAGGTCGCTAAAAATGAAGCCGACGGGCATCAGGCTCTTGGCAAACATTTAACGGCCAGAGATTTAACCGCATTTGGAATTGCAGCCATCATAGGAGCCGGTATTTTCAGTACCATCGGAAAAGCCAGTGCTGATGGAGGACCGGCCGTTATATTCTTGTTTATTTTCACAGCTATTGCCTGTAGCTTTGCGGCATTTGCTTATGCTGAATTTGCTTCTATGGTACCCGTTTCAGGAAGTGCTTATACGTATTCTTATGTAGCTTTTGGTGAAATTATCGCTTGGATTATTGGCTGGGCTTTGATTATGGAGTATGCTATTGGAAATATTACCGTAGCCATATCTTGGAGTGATTACTTTACCGGATTGCTCGAAAGCGGAGGAATTCATCTGCCACAATGGGTTCAAATGGATTATCTGACAGCTTCAAACGGATTTAAAGATGCTACAGCCCTGATGCAGGGAGGCAAATCTTTCGAAAATTTATCCGAAGGATTGCAAGCCGCTTACACTGCCTGGACAACAGCTCCAACCATTGGCTCTTTTCACTTAGTGGCTGATTTACCGGCTTTACTCATCATAATTGTAATTACTTATTTGGTATACCGAGGAATGAAAGAATCCCGTAATGCCAGTAATCTTATGGTTGTGGTAAAGTTATGTATCATACTGTTGGTCATAGCAGTAGGAATATTTTATGTAGACACAGCCAATTGGCATCCCTTCGCTCCTAATGGCGTAAGCGGCATCCTTAAAGGGGTGTCTGCGGTGTTCTTTGCTTATATCGGTTTTGATGCTATTTCTACCACAGCGGAAGAATGTAAAGACCCGCAACGTGATTTACCAAAAGGGATGATGTGGGCGATTATCATTTGTACTATACTGTATGTTGTGATTGCTCTAGTCCTAACCGGTATGGTTAATTACGCCGACTTAAACGTTGGTGATCCTTTAGCTTTTGTATTTGATAAACTGAATTTAAAATGGATGTCGGGCATTATCGCTGTGAGTGCCGTAGTAGCTATGGCGAGTGTATTATTGGTATTTCAAATGGGACAACCTCGTATTTGGATGAGTATGAGTCGTGATGGATTGTTACCCAAACGATTTTCAAAAGTACATCCAAAATACCACACGCCTTCGTATGCCACCATTGTTACCGGATTTGTAGTAGCCATTCCTGCTTTGTTTTTGAATTTAACTATGGTGACCGACTTATGCAGCATCGGAACTTTATTTGCCTTTGTATTAGTTTGTGCTGGAGTTTTGGTACTGCAAAATAAAAAGGACATTCCGAGAGGGAAATTTAAAACGCCTTATATCAACTCTAAATTTGTATTTCCGCTACTTATGCTTGTTGGTGCATTTATTGCCTTTACGGTAAACAAACAGGCTACCATGGATTTTTTAACTAATGAGAAACAAGTCAATGCTCCGGCCGATATTGTAACCTCATTGGATAAAGAACAAGCCAAGCAAGTATATGCGTATTTGGTGGCCCAAAATCCAACTACCGAAACTACCGATTTAGAAGCTCTATTAAGCTCCTTAAACGAAAACGAAACTACCTACAAACAAGTGGTTGATTCGCTTCCTATAGATCAATCTTTGAAATACGAAAGTGGTTTCAGTTTGTTCAAACACAAAATTCCTATGTGGATTTTTCTACTCTCTTTGGTTGGTTTTGCTATTTGGTCATGGAAACAAAATCTTTCTTTAATTCCATTACTCGGATTGGTTTGTTGTTTGTATATGATGGCAGAATTAAGCATTTGGAACTGGATATACTTTACGGGTTGGTTACTCGTAGGGCTTACTATTTACTTTGGGTTTAGTCATAAAAACAGTAAATTGAATAAAGCATAA
- a CDS encoding DUF7619 domain-containing protein, with the protein MKNYYSLLLILLVSFTTQSQIVIIPDANFKNALVNTNCVGNSTNEYLSDADTNDDGEIQESEAAMVIKLSVSNQGISDLTGIEAFTSLQSLSCNGNSLTSLTLNNFINLRDLGCSNNNITNLSITNCFNLYSFNCAYNPMTTIDLSSTKVYRFYIANNPNLTYVNIKNGFQTDGYYSFKMAAIPPPPPSTLIECPNLATFCCDDFEVYYVTHDLNFGEGLDPSVNVNSYCSSLPGGSFNTITGIMASDCDGANVGIRNQKIAFTDGSQNGYAYTNYAGGYSFYTGPNALTVTPQLSNPAYFSVTPLNYVFNFTASGLTENANFCLTPTSNHPDLEIIAYPLGNSRPGFNSQYMLTIINKGNQIQSGTVTFTFDGSIFDYVASFPTSDNLTSNTISWNIVNFGPNQSKNLQLVLNLNSPQETPPVNLGDILSFQATITSALLDDTPNDNQMDFNQTVVGSFDPNDKTVVEGESISIAKIGDYLHYVVRFQNTGTDLAEQIVIKDMLDANLDWSTLEMVASSHPYRSTLTSGNKFEVFYDGINLPPSATDEEGSHGYIAFKIKPKSTIVIGDVIANTANIYFDFNFPIVTNTVTTSVVALGTPSFNQGKLVTVYPNPVSDQLQLSVAAGITVKSVTVYNALGQKVIMVNNQTIITMNGLAKGAYFVAVETDKGKTIQKVIKL; encoded by the coding sequence ATGAAAAACTATTACTCGTTATTGCTGATTTTACTAGTAAGTTTCACTACACAATCCCAAATTGTCATTATTCCGGATGCTAATTTTAAAAATGCATTAGTCAATACTAATTGTGTTGGGAATAGTACTAATGAATATCTTTCTGATGCTGATACAAATGACGATGGTGAAATTCAGGAAAGTGAAGCCGCAATGGTGATTAAACTAAGCGTTTCGAACCAAGGCATTTCAGACCTTACCGGTATTGAGGCTTTTACCAGTTTGCAATCTTTGTCTTGCAACGGAAATTCACTTACCAGTCTAACTTTGAATAATTTCATAAACTTACGAGATTTAGGATGTAGTAACAATAATATCACGAATCTGAGTATTACCAATTGTTTTAATTTATACTCTTTTAATTGCGCATACAATCCTATGACTACTATAGATTTAAGTTCTACTAAGGTGTATAGATTTTATATTGCCAATAACCCTAATTTGACTTATGTCAATATAAAAAATGGATTTCAGACTGACGGTTATTACTCCTTTAAAATGGCTGCAATACCGCCACCGCCACCAAGTACTTTAATAGAATGTCCTAATTTAGCAACTTTTTGTTGTGATGATTTTGAGGTTTATTATGTTACCCATGACCTTAATTTTGGAGAGGGTTTAGATCCTTCGGTTAATGTTAATAGTTACTGTAGTTCACTTCCGGGAGGCAGTTTTAATACTATAACCGGTATTATGGCATCAGATTGTGACGGCGCTAATGTTGGTATACGCAATCAGAAAATAGCGTTTACGGATGGCAGTCAAAACGGTTATGCCTATACGAATTATGCTGGTGGCTATTCTTTTTATACGGGCCCCAATGCCTTAACGGTAACCCCTCAATTGTCAAACCCGGCTTATTTTTCTGTTACCCCGTTGAATTATGTTTTTAATTTTACAGCTTCAGGCCTTACTGAAAATGCTAATTTTTGTCTGACTCCTACTAGTAATCATCCTGATTTAGAGATAATAGCTTATCCCTTGGGCAATTCCCGTCCCGGATTTAATTCGCAATACATGCTGACTATTATAAACAAAGGGAACCAAATTCAATCAGGCACTGTTACGTTTACTTTTGATGGATCCATTTTTGACTACGTAGCATCATTTCCTACTTCAGACAATTTGACATCAAATACGATTTCGTGGAATATTGTTAATTTTGGTCCTAATCAAAGCAAGAACTTACAACTCGTCCTCAATCTTAATTCGCCTCAGGAAACTCCGCCTGTTAACCTTGGTGATATTTTAAGTTTTCAGGCAACTATAACTTCAGCACTGCTTGATGATACTCCCAATGATAATCAAATGGATTTCAATCAAACTGTGGTGGGTTCATTTGATCCAAATGATAAAACGGTTGTGGAAGGAGAAAGCATAAGCATAGCTAAAATAGGAGACTATTTGCATTATGTAGTACGTTTTCAAAACACGGGAACAGATTTAGCCGAACAGATTGTTATAAAAGATATGCTTGATGCTAATTTAGATTGGAGTACTTTAGAAATGGTGGCCAGCAGTCATCCTTATCGAAGTACTTTAACCTCTGGTAATAAATTTGAAGTATTTTATGATGGTATTAATTTACCACCTTCAGCAACAGATGAGGAGGGAAGTCATGGGTATATAGCTTTCAAAATTAAGCCAAAAAGCACAATAGTTATTGGTGATGTCATAGCCAACACCGCTAATATTTATTTTGATTTTAATTTCCCGATTGTAACCAATACAGTTACTACATCGGTTGTAGCTTTGGGAACTCCGTCTTTCAATCAAGGGAAATTAGTTACGGTTTATCCTAATCCGGTTAGTGACCAATTGCAACTTTCAGTGGCTGCAGGTATTACCGTTAAATCAGTGACCGTTTATAATGCATTAGGACAAAAAGTAATTATGGTTAATAATCAAACGATCATTACTATGAACGGCTTAGCCAAAGGTGCTTATTTTGTTGCGGTTGAAACCGATAAAGGAAAAACAATACAGAAGGTTATAAAACTATAA